gagaggagagagaagagaggtcatgCTCCAGGTCCTAAGATTTCCAGTGCTAGCAGGtcattgggggggtgggggggagttctTTTTGCCTTGGTGGGCATGGAATCCAAGGCCTCAGATAAGCAGTTGTTGGGCTACAACTCAGCCCAGATCTGTCCCCTCCAGATCATTGTGCCTGTACAcctccagacaaggtttctctgagcCCTGGCTGTTCCAGAACTCGCCCTGTAGTCCAGGCAggactcgaactcacagagatctacttgcctcttcccaagtgctggggttaaaggcgtgtgccacaaccCAGCTCAGGGTTCACTTTCAAGTCTCCCCTTGTTAGTTTTGGCTCATCTGTGCACACTGAACACATTTTCACACCACCTTTCTTTGACTCCCTAAGTCAGTTGAGTTGATTTGACACTTGGTagcttttcttcaccttcttTGGATGTTGCTTTGAGTTGGTCTGTGTAAATGTATCTATTCCTCCACAGGAGGCAGAAAGTCTATAGGTTGTAAGGTGGCTTCAGCTCCCCAGAGGACCCATTCACAGACAGGAGCCAAGAGAGGAGCTACCTTGAGGAAGAATGTCCTAATGTCCGGTAAGGTGTGTCTTCCCAGAGCTACCTCTGGGAGGAGAATGAACAAAAAGGATGCTTTCCAGAACCAGATGTATGGAAAGTCCCTCAGGAAGCAGCCAGGCCTCAAGGAGCGGAGCAAGAGTGGTGCAGAGGGACATCCATTTATCTGTGGCATATGTGGGAAGGCACTGAGCTGCCATAGCCGACTGGCTGCCCACCAGACAGTACACACGGGAACCAGGTCTTTCGAGTGCCTGGAGTGTGGCCAGACGTTCCGCTGGGTTTCAAACCTTCTGCGCCACAAGAGAAATCACACAAGTGAAAAGCCCTTCTGCTGTGAGGTATGTGGACAGGCCTTCAGCTTGAAGGACCGCCTGGCACAGCATCGCAAAATCCACACTGAGCACCGGCCCTATGTGTGCAGCGACTGTGGGAAGGCCTTCAAACAGAAGTCAAACCTTCTGAGGCACAAGCTtgttcacactggagagaagcctttctACTGTGACAGCTGTGGCAAGGCCTTTCGGACTAAAGAGAACCTCACCCACCACCAGCGGATTCACAGCGGAGAGAAGCCCTACACCTGTGGTGAGTGCGGAAAGGCCTTCAGGTGGCCCAAGGGCTTCAGCATCCACCAGAGGCTGCACTTGGCCAAGAGGTTCTATGAGTGTGAACAGTGTGGAAAAGGTTTCCGCCACCTGGGCTTCTTCACAAGACATCAGAGAACTCACGGGCGAGGAGAAGTGTAGAGCTGCCTGTGGGCAGCTGGGTCTTCTGTGGGAAAGAACTACAGCGGGTGCTCTCAAGCTGTGGCCACATACACGGTCTGTGAACCAGCAATTTTCACTTTTTGCAAGTCTCTAAGGAAGTTCTAACACAGGGAAGGGATCGGAGTTGGGCTGGCAGAGCCAGCAACATCTGTTCCTTTGGTGCTCCTTGCCTCTGGCTACTTCAGCTAAGGAATTTGCCCCTGTCCTGAGTGTCACTTGTATGCActttaattcttttctctcttagcaCTTCCACCTTGTCTCCTATCTTGTAGGAGGAAGGTTTAAGGCTTGAGCAGAAGCAAAGCTTACTGTTGGAGCTGACAAGATAGCCCAGAGGGCAAAGGCCTGCAGAGTCTGATAATTGAGTCTGATTCCCAGGGATCCACattgtgggaggagagaaccaagctgtcctctgacttccctcgtttgtgtgtgtgtgtgtgtgtgtgtgtgtgtgtgtgtgtgtgtgtgtgtgtgtacgcgcacacagacagacacaataaatacataatgCAAGAAACCTCTTCAGCCTCGGCAGGTGGCTATAGAAACAGCCTTGGTAACAGGCTACAGAACGACCTGGATGCACATGGGGGTGGTTTGTGGGGAGGCAGCCACAAATGGTACAGGCTGGGGGGAGTAAACTTCTATTACAGTGTCTCCAGCACTTTGTTCAGCTAGAGATACTGGATCTTTGCTTCTATTTATTAGGTTTCGTTAAAGTATAACCAGGTTATTTCCCAGTGGCATTGGAGCACTGCCGGAAGGTGGATGAGCCTACTGTAGAGAGCCATCCAGTGCTGGTCAGGGAGGGGCAGCTGGAACTCCTGCTTCTGGCCGTGTTGAGAGCTAGACTCTTCTCGGTGGTCCTGTTTCTCTCTGTACAAGGTCATGAATTGTAGAGATGCCTGCCAGGCTGCGCCCATTCTCAGCTTCTGGGTCTCTTCAGGAATGAGACCCCACTGTACTATCATGGGCTGTAGCTACTGTGGTGCTGGACATCAGGTGGTACTCGGGAGCTGTCCGGGTCAGGTCTGCTACCTAGACAACATGCCAAAGTGATGGCTTCCCCTGCCATTGCCCTGAACGATCCTCTTTCAGCTCTGAACCTGGCAGAGTCCCTAGAATTAGGCTAGGCCTTATAGCAGTGTGAGGTGaccatgtgcaccacagggcatCTTGAGTTATAAATGAGCATGCCAGCTATTCAGCTAGACATTTGTCTATCAGGCGGAGCTCATGGACACAGCCCTGCAGTCTACAAGCTGATCAAGGGACCAAGCACATGTTCCCCTTATAAAATCAGGTTATCTCCAGATCTAATGACAGATTATGGTTTTAAAGAATTTCAGGGggcaagagatggctcagcagttaaaagtacccACTGCTTCAGAGAATCCAGGTTcatatcccagcacccacatgacagcttacagcAGTCTAACTCCAAtgccagaggatccaacaccctcttctggcctctggacacTAGGCCACACATGTGATATCTTAATAAGCCACCAAAGGTTGCTTTTAAGATTTAGAAaattcgccaggcagtggtggcacatgcctttaatcccagcgcttgggaggcagagacaggtggatttctgagttcgaggccagcctggtctacagagtgggttccaggacagccagggctatacagagaaaccctgtctcaaaaaaaaaaaaaaagatttagaaaaTTCTATGTGTATGTTACCCACATGTATGTACGTATCCAACATGTGTGCCTGATAGCCACAGGTATCTGAAAGACTCAGATATCCTGGGACTAGGTTTATAGATTGTTGTGAGCACCATATGCATACTGAGAACAACCCAGGCCCCGTGCAAGTGCTCTTCATCCCTGGGCCATTGCTCCAGATTAAAAAGCTTATTTAGACTGagcctgatctttctgcttctacctcctgaatggATCACCGCTGTACAGCTGGTTTGTGCattgttggggatcaaacccagacaTTGCATTCTGGTAGACACTTCAAACCAGCTACATCCCAAGCCCTGTAAAAATAGGGCCAACTGGGGCCCTACTTGTGTGATTGCAACCAGGCTAGGTCACTTCTGTGAATTTGCAGTTCCAACATAGGAACTGTTAGGTCTGCAGCAGTTTGAGTTTACTTCTGTAAGTCAGAAGCCTGCATTTCATTTCCTATACTTATATAAACTTGGATAAACAAATGTGTCtgcctgttgaggcccacattctgcctcaacactttggtgctaagtgctttggtcaagagagagtgtggctcttggggcaagagactcgaagaatggagacaagacagggtgtgattcagtctcttctattttctcaagtctcccttattgaagggaattctgaggtatttatatacacaagtaggagaacacaggtgaaaacattttaccacgtgcaccatacagctgaggtcactaaacagcaaaacaagctatgtgggataaacaatatatcagagtgtgcttcagctgttataggcttttgacaaccaagtctttcatcagggtatatggttccagatggctgcaaagttgatctagccgctttctactaaagtcggctcccaactggtccccctttttaattttttttttttttcaaaagggaaggctgggaaaacttacggaaaccgtgcctgtcctaggttggaacaaaggaccccagcctcacttaagatggtgaggcctcccttattttaggggcaggggtctcgatatgctctcttacccgtcattggctaaccggcttagcacgtaaattaggggttaatcctcgtcaatcttgatgacagaggtttcagagtcccctacttccagcctgtaatagcggacctgtatgggtttcatttgttatctgttgccgaaccaaagccatcagtttgaacagcatgaacccgagagacaagagacttaatagctaaaccgttgatataaaagcaacactctttaaggcaacacacaacttcccctgttggagaagtgaaaggtctaagccttgtacccacaaatttataccaatgaaatccttgaattttgcatcagcttagtaacaattatacagataaagacagcctaatattaaccacctcagtccccaagtccagggaattggggcgccgactcttcattaacttcttcaagctgaacatgggcgttgagatattagaagagggatgaggggaagggtaaattgataagcatctgaagtctgtcttaactacatccagctggaagtccagggcatcagtgaacatgcaggtgataagattcattctccaaagctgtgtattctgcaatatacaaatctcaaaacaaggtttagtatcaagataattattttgattctctgaaatatagtgttctggaggcctacctctgtcatgtctgatccatataattctggaagacattaCTACCTTAATGATCTCTTCAGAAAACTcctagaaaaacctttttttccaaattagcctttccttaagccagtaaccagaaaaacctttacattgagtttttatccagaaaaatatacaactcagaatcacacccactttgaaagttaaatcaattaacattatcattctgcttagctctctgtctagagcagccttctatttattcctcgcgtctttaaagcctttttcatctgtttttactcacttatttcttgccccattttcgttactataacctttatctatttatctgtttggctctcttgactcagagcagcctgcaatttactccttgcatctttaaaacttttttcatctgtttctgcttatttttttcttgccccgtttttgttactataacctttatctatctgtttggctctcttgactcagagcagcctgcaatttactccttgcatctttaaatcctttttcatctgtttctatttacttatttcttgccccgtttttgttactatgcaatcacctttgtttcacttcggaattcagccagctccgtcagtcgactggttctccagcgcagggtgtcttccactgtatcccgcttactggagtccctgttcgggtgccactaatgttgaggcccacattctgcctcaacacttttgcctcaacactttggtgctaagtgctTTGGttaagagagagtgtggctcttggggcaagagactcgaagaatggagacaagacagggtatgattcagtctcttctattttctcaagtctcccttattgaagggaattctgaggtatttatatacacaagtaggagaacacaggtgaaaacattttaccacgtgcaccatacagctgaggtcactaaacagcaaaacaagctatgtgggataaacaatatatcagagtgtgcttcagctgttataggcttttgacaaccaagtcttttcatcagggtatatggttccagatggctgcaaagttgatctagccgctttctactaaagttggctcccaacatctgCCTTCCACCTAAAGGCTGCCGGGCAGGTAGGTGTCTGTTTCTTGTCCAGTAGTTGGAGTTGGGAGGGGCTTTCATAGGTAGGAGCAGGCAGAAAGGTCTGCTTTGCCCTGTATCTGAGAAGTGGGGACTGACTTGAGTAGATTTGCTTgtggttctggagatctgaacctAGCTAGAGCTAGGCAGGTGCTGAACTGCTTCCCCGGCCCTCTTTGAGACAGTCACATTGTCCAGGCTGATTCTGAATtttccatcctcctgtctcagtccccAAGTGGTTGGGATTACAAGCCTATATCACCAGTCCCTTGAGTTGAGTGCTTCTCCACAACAGCTGGCCTCTACCtggttgtgcgtgtgtgtgtgcgcgcgtgagagagagagagagagagagagagagagagagagagagagagagagagagaatatgcttgCTACATCTCTGCCCACTCACTACCTTCTCAGAGCTGAATATGGGACCAGCAAGTGTCAGGATTATGCCTATGACCTCTATCCCTGGCAATACTCAATTTGTTTAGCCAGCAAGTTATAAAACATGTGGCATTCACTGGTTACCTGAACCAAAGATAAGGTCCACAGAGCTAGGGAGAATACATCTCCAGTAGGACCAGCGCTGCCTCACCCACCCCAGCATCTGGAAGCCATGGCTAAGCAGGTTCCTTAGGTAGTATACCAATTAGACGAGGGTTTGGTGCCCATGGTAGTTGTGGCATATTGTTGGCTGTGTGTCAGTTTTGGAGAGTTTTAAATCCACAAGAACTTGGGGTGGAAGACCTACTTCTCAGCACATGTCTATCCCCTAACAGTCAAAAGCTTGTGTTTATATCTGGGACCTACATTGTGGGTCTCTAAATGACATAAAAAGAGTCGGCTCTTGGGTGACTGAATGTTGGAAGCACATTGGCTCTAAACTTGGATCAAATGTATCCTTTTCGAGGTGTCAATCACCTCTTCACAGTACTGTGGAAACCTGAGATCCACTCACAGTGGCGCCTTGGGATCATGGAAGGCTGGGGCCACCTCTCCACCCAGGTAGAGTTGATACTTCACTCAGGCATGTTGCTGCCTCTGCATACTTGTTAGGCATTTGACAACCTGCCTCAGTTGGCGATGCTATACAGGACCTACAGAGGTATTTCCCATTTCAAACCTGAGGCAAGACAAGCCTAAACCTACAATGACCCATCGCTTGCCAGCATGTTCACTGACTAAAGGTGGGCAACCACTGGAGCTTAGAATGTTTTGGTGGGTTTGTCACAGCTGGGATATTGTCACCAATGGGGATGGGAAGACACAGATGGCCAGCAGCACCTTACCCCTTTGTCCCACCTGTTTTACCCTATTTACAACTGCAAAGCCATTTCATCTCActtgttttgagatagtctcttctgtgtagcccaggctggtcctgaacttgaTTCTTTTGCCGCCTcagcccaagtgctgggatcacaagcctGCACCACCACAGCCGTCGGCAGCAGATTGGCCAACTCAGCCTTCCTCATGCCCCTTTAATACAGcgcctcatgttgtgatgaccctcaaacataaaattatttttgttgctactttgcaactgtagttttgctactcttgtgaattgtaatgtaaatatctgttccCTGGTGGTAAGTAACCCCTGTGAaagtcatttgacccccaaaaaGACACAGGTTTGACAACCACTGATGACCTGAAGCTTCATCTAGCAATTGCTGTGGGCCAGCTGTTCCCAGTGCCCGTTATTGCTCCTATGCCTTCTCAGTCCACAGGCCATGTGGAAAACTACAAAACCCCACACCAtacaaaggaagaggagaaacagtACCTCTTGTTTAAAAAGGTACTTAAAAGGTGAGAAGGGACCTAGTGTCTCATGACTTTTGCTGGGATGCTGTAGTAGTCGCTTCTCTGTTGCCATGGTAACAGCAAGGCCAACAGCAGCTTAAGGAGAGTTTATTTTGACTCCGATCCAAAGAGATCAGAGTCCATCATgtcagggaagcatggcagcaggcaggcatggcagcagatgGAGGAACCTGAGAACATGCATCCTCAACCACACACACTAAGCAAAGACAGCACTGAAGGTAGGATGGGGTTCTTAATGGAAAAGTCCGCCCCCAGAGACACACTTCTCCATTGAAGAAGTGCCTCAAAAACATCACCGAAACAGCACCACTACCTGGAGGCCAAAGGCTTGAAATTTACCACAGAAGCCGTGGTACTCCCCCAACATTGACAACCACAGAGAGTTCCAAGGAAGGATTCCACTCAAGTGTAACCTGGTGAaccaatattttactttatggaGAAGCTTCATGAAGCTTCACACGAGTTTCACCTTCAGTTAACACCCCACCTATACACTCAAGCACTTCTGAGAACTGCCTGCAGCTGGGCAATATCAGACAAGGTTGGGCGCTGGCAGCAGGGGGTGGCCATAATCTTAGCTATGGTCTGATGACCtaccccccccaccaccaccctttgCAGAAAATGTAGGTAGGCTTGAGTTGGTGAGGATGTTTGGCTAACCGACTCAAATGGCAGTAATATCTAGTGAGTATTTCATACTCATGCGGTAGTATCTGAGGGTTGGGGGATGGCTCACTGGATAAAGCATGTGCTTACCTGCATGGGGGCCCAAGTttagatccctagcacccacgtAAAAAGCTGGATGAGCATGTAACCCACCCATAATGATAGAAACGGGATTCCTGGGGGCAAACTGGCCAGCTGGACTAAGTTCAGTCAGAGACCTTATTGATAGAGCAGAGGGTGATCAAGGAAGACCTCTGATGATGTTGAACTCTGACCTTCACAAGCACACCCACATTTATGCAGACATACATCTAGACATCTGCAACACACAGATGATTTCAGTATCTGCTGTTAGGTCTAATGGAAGAAGTCTGGTTTCTAAACGGGTCACAAGGCTGCTCTTGGACAGCAGGACATACACCCTTGTGGTCTTATAGGATTCCATGcagggagctggggagacagctcagtgacaagcatttgctgctcttcctgaTGACCCAGCTTTAGTTCCacccacacaatggctcacaaatatctaactccagttccgggaATCGGACACCTctcacctctgcaggcaccaagcatgcatatggtacacacagaaaacacccatacacatacaaatctaaagtctttaaagatttattttctgtatatgggtGCTTTGCATGTACACATGAAGGCATCCAGTCCCATTGTCATGGTTATGAACACCGTGCAGAtgctcaggatctctggaagagcagccagttttctAAACTAAgattctatttttgagacagggtttctttgtgtagcccctGGCTATCTTGTAATgctctctgtagactaggctagcttcaccagcctttgcttcctgagtgctgggattaaaggcatgagccaccaccaccaagcaaatatatatttttttaaaaacagcctTATTAAACCCTAAAACTGTCTCCTGAGGTGTCTCTACCATTTGCATTATCCCTCAacaatgggtgagtgggtgagaaGGTTTGGTTAGTTATGCTAAAGAAAATCCACACTGACCTCTTGGGTGAGATGCCTCTACTTTGCTAGTCCCATCCAATCTTGTCCCAGAAACAGATGCATCAGAGTTCTAGCAAGTGTCTAGCCAACCTACCCTGGTCCAAACATGTGGAAGGTCCATGGTATTTCTGTCGATGACCATGTCTTTGAACACATGAAAGTGAGGATCCCCAAGGCAGTGGTAGAAGGTTGTGGGCTCCCTCATCTTGCACCTTGGGTCAGGAGGTATCACCTGCCCTGAACTTCCTGGACAGGAAAGGTGTCCAAAGCCAACACACTCCAAACCTCAGGtaaacttttttttgggggggggggggaggtgaggtcaaaacagggtttctctgtatagcctgggctgtcctggaactcactctatagaccaggctggcctcgaactcaaaaatctgcctgcctctgtctcccatgtgctgggattaaaggcgtgcgtcaccactgcccggcagaagcATCTTAACGACTGGCTTTGCACATTAAGACAAAAcgggctgctcctccagaggtcccaagtccaatccccagcacccacaacatGGTGCctcaacaaccatctgtaatgggacccaacgccttcttctggtgtgtccgaagacagctacagtgcgctcatatacataaaaaaaatttttttaaagaagtttaaaaaaagagacaagaCAAAGGGGCTGAGGTGGTGGTagatgcctttaattccagcactgaagaggcagaagcaggaggatctcttggtttcaaggccagcttggcctacacaGAGAccctttctaaaaagaaaaggtcAGACCAGCACAAGGGAATTTAAGACGTAAGGTCCATAGCTAGCTTCagacaccacagggacaatctggCCAGTATGATTTAGTTTATAGTATTCTCTCCAAGATGCATTTCCTAATTTTAATCATGTCTTGAAGAAAGTTGGACAGGACTTGGGATGCAGCTCAAGATGTAGGGTTGTTTATCATCCATACAGCCTGGGTTCAACACCCAGCACCAGAAAAAAGCAGGTCAAAGTCCTATTCAGCAAACACACTGAATAGGGATGTATTTAAAATTAAGGGGCATAACTGTCTCCAACAGAATCCCAGAGTGCTGAAAGTACCAAATACATAAAATGCGTCCCTGTTCGTTCATTTAGATAGGTGACAACGGGAATTCCCAATAATTCTTGCAGTGTTCCCTAAAttggaatatgtatatatgtatgtatgtgtgtatgtacgtatgtatatgtttgtgtatatatgtgtgtgtatgtatgaatgtatgaatgtatgtatgtatgtatgtatgtatgtatgtatgtattgggaAAGCCCATTAACTTTCCCCTATACTGAGAAGAAAATCGGCTCTCTGCTGCTGAAACTACACTACCCAACTTCCCCTGAGCACCGCCTATGCCTGCCTTGCTGGCTGTTCGGTGGAAGATCATGTTTCCAGCAGCTAAGGAAACATCGAGCTCACTTGTAGCTCCAATGGCAGGCCCCTGCTCACTTGAAATACGGGGCCATCGACCCAGGCAAGAGCCAGAGCATTACAGAGTTTGTTTTACActtttattaacatatttatgCACCAAGAAATCTTCCAAGGTATGTCTCTCCACCCCATGCCCTACTGGCCTGCCCCCTCGTGTGTGTTCAGGCTTGCTCCAAGACAGTTTCTGTGCCCTCTTCAatgctttctgtctcctccaaCTGTGGGCTGAGAGGGACCTGATCTTCCGACACAACAGAGAGAAGCTTGGAGCTGGACTTTGAAGGTGTGTCAATTTCTGGAGAGACCTCACGCAAGGAGGGCTGTGGAGAGATCCGAGAGCCCTCACGCGACCGCAAGGTACCTGAGGTCATGGATGGAACCCTGGAGCCCTTGCGTGACTGGGTCGTGGATGAGACCCGCGAGCCCCTGCGTGATGGAGTCAGAGATGAGACTCGAGATCCTGGACGTGATGGACTCCGGGGAGCAATCACAGACTCAGCCTTCCGAGACCGGGCGGGAAAAGACTCACTGGATAATATAGATGGAGTCTTGGAGGCTCGGTGTGACTGATCTACCGATGGGATCCGGGAGCCCGGAACTGATTGGGGCGTAGCCTGGGCTCTTAAAATGTGATAGGTTGAGTCCAGCGCGGTGGCAATTGACCCGATGCGCAAGTTGGGCTGGTGGCTTTGAGGTGGCTGCCAGAGTGGTGGCCCCCCGGGGCCCCTGTGCAACCAGCCGTGCATTTGCTCCAGGTTCTGGGTGTCCACGTGCTCCCGGCGCAGCTGCTCCCGCTGCTCTAGCAGCTGCTGTCGCATGTCCTGCAgtagctgggtcctctggagaagcCTCATGAGTTCTTGTCGGAGACGCCCATTGTCTGCCTTGAGGGCATGTGCGTGGGAAATGAGGGAACGCGCTGCCTCCCGCTCTGCGCGGCGCGTCATGGACTGCACGTGCAGGCGTGCCTCCCGCTCCAAAGCCGATTTGTCATCCAGGAAGCGTTGCTTCACCCGGTGGAGAAGCTGCGTGTGCTCCACGCGCATGTGCAGCAGCTCGCGCTCCAGGGTCCGGATTCGCGCCAGCTGCTCCAGCTGCAGCTCCTAcatggggtgaggtgggggttggggtgggggggtgccgCCGGTCAACGCACCGGTAGGGAGCGCGCCCATCCCTCTCGACCCCGCCCGGTCCGCGCGGGGGCGCGCGCACTGGCCTTGTAAGGCTGAAGCTCCTGCACCTGCTGCGTCATGTCTTCCGCGCGCTTCTTCATCTCCTGCAGCTGTGCGCGCACCCCGTCCTCACGGCCGTGGTAGAAGGATGCCAGCTCGGCTCGCTGCCACCGGATCTGCGCCAGGTCTATGCGGTTCTGGTCCTCGAGGCGCACCACGGCGTTGGCGCAGCGCAGGGCGTGCGTGCTCACATAACTGGCAAAAAGCCGGTTCTCTTCGCGTAAGCGCTGCGCCTCGCCGTTCAGGAACGCGTTGTTCTGCAGGACCTGGTCTATCCGCTGCTCACAGGCCACCAGGCTCTCTGAGAGCAGCACATACTCGCGCTGTAAGTACTGCGCGTGTTCCGAGAGCGGTGGCTCCGCACTTTCCTGCTTGCGCCCGGCGTTTTGTCCGCGCTTCTTCTTGGGCGCCATGGCTTGAGGCCCAGGCCAACTGGACTCATGAGAGCACCGTGCTCCACCCGCTCCCCTAACTCAGTTACTCCCCCCCTCTTAACCCGAAAATTCTGAAGAACTACACCCCTAGGTTCAGAGAGATGTGTCTTCAGTTTATGAAGTTTCAGAGCAGGCAGGATTAAGGATCAGAGAGCACCGTGGCCAATCTGTATTTGAGCGCTCCCTCCAGACCACAGCTTTCGCATAATGATGTGTACCTCTAGGAATGTTGATGTCCAGCTTGCGCATCCTCTATGGAGACAGAACTTGGTCGCGGTGCCTCGACCCCACCCCATTCTGTTGCTCTGGCAACAGCTTGATTCAATATTTCGTTCCCTACCGTTTGTTATATCCATGCATGACCCTTCAGCCATAGCGTCCCAGTCAGGCAAAGCTTCAACTTCAAGACACTGAACTAACGTCCAAGTCCCCACCCTCAACTCGTCAGGGTCTCAGTGCTCTCACAGTCACTCCACCAGATGCTCTTCAGGTCCCACAGGACCAATCACAGATCCAGGAGGCAAAAGAGACCTTTAACATGATCAATtaggctgggcagtagtggcgcatgcctttaatcccgaggcagaggcaggaggatctctgagttcgatgccagcctagtctacagagtgagttccaggacagccagggctacacagagaaaccctgtctggaaacaatGACAGCAACAAAGCGATGCTCAGAAACCCTACCTTGGGGATTTAAAAAAGACATTGATTAGAACCAGATTGGCTTCCTGAACAAGGAAGAATTGAGAATTTCATGGTCTATTTGCCTCACTGGGAAGAAATCCAGTTGGTGGATACCTGGATGCCACACTGAACTAGGTGTCAGGCTCCATCAGTGTCACCGTGTTCCTCAGTATATTTGGTGAGATGTCACCTGGCAACAAATCCTGAAGATGTCATTAGGAATGCTTTTGGTAGCTTGAATGAAGAAGCAGCTGGTCCAGAAAGACTACCATAGATAGTGGCTGACATCCCGGGGTGACTGTACAGAGGA
The window above is part of the Arvicanthis niloticus isolate mArvNil1 chromosome 13, mArvNil1.pat.X, whole genome shotgun sequence genome. Proteins encoded here:
- the Znf707 gene encoding zinc finger protein 707 isoform X2; protein product: MLENFSNLRQLGCCVQKPGLISHLEQWDEPWVDEWDRFEFLEGQKSVYPGGRKSIGCKVASAPQRTHSQTGAKRGATLRKNVLMSGKVCLPRATSGRRMNKKDAFQNQMYGKSLRKQPGLKERSKSGAEGHPFICGICGKALSCHSRLAAHQTVHTGTRSFECLECGQTFRWVSNLLRHKRNHTSEKPFCCEVCGQAFSLKDRLAQHRKIHTEHRPYVCSDCGKAFKQKSNLLRHKLVHTGEKPFYCDSCGKAFRTKENLTHHQRIHSGEKPYTCGECGKAFRWPKGFSIHQRLHLAKRFYECEQCGKGFRHLGFFTRHQRTHGRGEV
- the Ccdc166 gene encoding coiled-coil domain-containing protein 166; amino-acid sequence: MAPKKKRGQNAGRKQESAEPPLSEHAQYLQREYVLLSESLVACEQRIDQVLQNNAFLNGEAQRLREENRLFASYVSTHALRCANAVVRLEDQNRIDLAQIRWQRAELASFYHGREDGVRAQLQEMKKRAEDMTQQVQELQPYKELQLEQLARIRTLERELLHMRVEHTQLLHRVKQRFLDDKSALEREARLHVQSMTRRAEREAARSLISHAHALKADNGRLRQELMRLLQRTQLLQDMRQQLLEQREQLRREHVDTQNLEQMHGWLHRGPGGPPLWQPPQSHQPNLRIGSIATALDSTYHILRAQATPQSVPGSRIPSVDQSHRASKTPSILSSESFPARSRKAESVIAPRSPSRPGSRVSSLTPSRRGSRVSSTTQSRKGSRVPSMTSGTLRSREGSRISPQPSLREVSPEIDTPSKSSSKLLSVVSEDQVPLSPQLEETESIEEGTETVLEQA
- the Znf707 gene encoding zinc finger protein 707 isoform X1 — protein: MRLAAAAPGEALPERANGDAPPQAVLEPAGCEVPVTFRDVAVYFSREEWECLSPSQRLLYHDVMLENFSNLRQLGCCVQKPGLISHLEQWDEPWVDEWDRFEFLEGQKSVYPGGRKSIGCKVASAPQRTHSQTGAKRGATLRKNVLMSGKVCLPRATSGRRMNKKDAFQNQMYGKSLRKQPGLKERSKSGAEGHPFICGICGKALSCHSRLAAHQTVHTGTRSFECLECGQTFRWVSNLLRHKRNHTSEKPFCCEVCGQAFSLKDRLAQHRKIHTEHRPYVCSDCGKAFKQKSNLLRHKLVHTGEKPFYCDSCGKAFRTKENLTHHQRIHSGEKPYTCGECGKAFRWPKGFSIHQRLHLAKRFYECEQCGKGFRHLGFFTRHQRTHGRGEV